In a single window of the Flavivirga spongiicola genome:
- a CDS encoding RagB/SusD family nutrient uptake outer membrane protein has translation MKKIFLNIVLMAFLFISCSDDLLEQVPNNKLSTENFIPNLALTAVYDGLQHNFTGLSWMWQMGYSPLASNRYDADQRFNGNIESGVGLDPSTRGFQRFWQGNYELIFKANFFLDNAKPTEDFDQNEIDNFIAQAKFIRAFAYSQLAVFFGDIPLQLTSKTPVSELREVVKNSKAEVIEQVLKDLDEAIPNLPVNVEKGRISKGAALGLKARVLLRENDYPGVLAATNQIIDMGIYGLFGETSPGVFAPNAYKDLWKFENEGSEEAVFDIQFEGPNLNEGQAYETYGSMRTARVGYEWFWATKFLVDQYENIDGTPVDTAPYAFDDARFQGRDYRFGATITYPGKLLYNGQIWGPGYPIYARAKTNLLITKYVWETDDASIAGVFDSPINYTLIRYADILLMNAEAKIETNDIANSGPNSAINSINSIRARGGLQPTTATTQEELRAAVRQERKIEFVGEGLYMFDIRRWGIADVEMERDVERYDGLVTHPRTYSPKLLEWPIPQYDIDNTEGLIQNPLWQ, from the coding sequence ATGAAAAAAATATTTTTAAATATTGTATTAATGGCATTTTTATTTATCTCTTGCTCTGATGATTTATTAGAACAAGTCCCGAATAATAAACTGTCTACTGAAAACTTTATTCCAAATTTGGCATTAACTGCCGTTTATGACGGGTTACAACATAATTTCACGGGCCTTTCCTGGATGTGGCAAATGGGATATTCTCCATTGGCATCAAACAGATATGATGCCGATCAAAGATTTAACGGCAATATAGAATCTGGTGTTGGATTAGATCCTTCTACTAGAGGGTTTCAAAGATTTTGGCAAGGGAATTATGAATTAATTTTTAAAGCTAATTTTTTCTTAGATAATGCAAAACCAACGGAAGATTTCGATCAAAATGAGATTGACAATTTTATTGCTCAAGCTAAATTTATTAGAGCTTTTGCTTATAGTCAATTAGCAGTGTTCTTTGGTGATATCCCACTACAATTAACTTCAAAAACACCAGTATCTGAACTGAGAGAAGTTGTAAAAAATAGCAAAGCAGAAGTTATTGAACAAGTATTAAAAGACTTAGACGAAGCTATTCCTAACTTACCGGTTAACGTAGAAAAAGGTCGTATTTCAAAAGGTGCTGCCTTAGGATTAAAAGCACGTGTATTACTTAGAGAAAATGATTATCCAGGAGTATTAGCAGCTACAAATCAAATTATAGATATGGGAATTTATGGGCTATTCGGAGAAACATCGCCAGGTGTATTTGCTCCAAATGCGTATAAAGATTTATGGAAATTTGAGAATGAGGGAAGTGAAGAGGCTGTTTTTGATATTCAGTTTGAAGGTCCCAACCTAAATGAAGGACAAGCTTACGAAACTTATGGGAGTATGAGAACAGCGCGTGTAGGATACGAATGGTTTTGGGCTACTAAATTTCTTGTAGATCAATATGAAAATATTGACGGAACACCTGTAGATACTGCACCATACGCTTTTGATGATGCAAGATTTCAAGGTCGCGATTATAGGTTTGGAGCTACAATAACCTACCCAGGAAAACTGTTGTATAATGGACAAATATGGGGCCCTGGCTATCCCATTTATGCAAGGGCAAAAACAAACTTATTAATAACAAAATACGTTTGGGAAACTGATGATGCGAGTATAGCAGGTGTATTCGATTCCCCTATTAATTATACCTTAATTAGATATGCAGACATTTTATTAATGAATGCAGAAGCAAAAATTGAAACCAATGATATTGCAAATTCAGGACCGAACTCTGCTATTAATTCAATTAATAGCATTAGAGCTCGTGGAGGGCTACAGCCAACAACGGCAACAACTCAAGAAGAACTGAGAGCTGCTGTTAGGCAAGAAAGAAAAATTGAATTTGTTGGCGAAGGTTTATATATGTTTGATATTAGAAGATGGGGAATTGCCGACGTAGAAATGGAAAGAGATGTAGAAAGATACGATGGTTTAGTTACCCACCCTCGAACATATTCTCCAAAACTGTTAGAATGGCCAATACCACAATACGATATAGATAATACAGAAGGGTTAATTCAAAACCCTCTATGGCAATAA
- a CDS encoding glycoside hydrolase family protein — protein sequence MKPIKFIIYSLLFFNFTIGLSQVSTDDLTISNNLAPLSPNNIFKTEGYYNWGGSILKSPDGKYHLFYSRWEKKYTFSGWLTHSEIAHATSDNASGPWTYVSTVLKGKRKNTWDAIAAHSPKIKFFNGKYYLYYTSTNLEDKNISDKELLNIATKGPNHPLWYKALRPNQRTGVAVSNSICGSWKRMKNPLIEPSGPISTLAINPAISKGKDDKFYLIVKGDKPNEKKFIRNQAIAISDSPTGPFTIHNKPVIDYIGAEDMSIWYDETRKRFYGVFHAHTFIGLINSIDGINWSKADDYILMLQSLKMSNGSSLNPYSIERPFIYIENKKPKVISLAVLDHNEAYSVFIPIYE from the coding sequence ATGAAACCAATTAAATTTATAATTTATAGTTTATTATTCTTTAATTTTACTATAGGGCTTTCCCAAGTATCAACCGATGATTTAACTATATCTAATAATCTCGCACCTTTATCTCCTAACAATATATTTAAAACAGAAGGTTATTATAATTGGGGCGGGTCCATATTGAAAAGTCCTGACGGGAAATATCATCTATTTTATTCTAGATGGGAAAAAAAATACACCTTTTCAGGGTGGTTGACTCATTCAGAAATTGCTCATGCAACATCTGATAATGCTTCTGGTCCCTGGACGTATGTTTCCACAGTTTTAAAAGGTAAGCGAAAAAATACCTGGGATGCTATTGCTGCACATAGTCCCAAAATTAAATTCTTTAATGGCAAATATTATCTTTACTACACATCTACAAATTTAGAAGATAAAAATATCTCTGACAAAGAATTACTTAATATAGCAACCAAAGGGCCTAACCATCCGTTATGGTATAAAGCCTTACGTCCAAATCAACGAACTGGTGTGGCTGTATCTAATTCCATTTGTGGTTCTTGGAAACGAATGAAAAACCCTTTAATAGAACCTTCCGGCCCCATTAGTACACTTGCTATAAACCCAGCCATATCCAAAGGAAAAGACGATAAATTCTATTTAATTGTTAAAGGAGATAAACCCAACGAAAAGAAGTTTATTAGAAACCAGGCCATTGCCATTTCAGACTCGCCTACCGGTCCTTTCACCATTCATAACAAACCTGTTATAGACTATATAGGAGCAGAAGACATGTCCATTTGGTATGACGAAACACGTAAACGTTTTTACGGTGTATTTCATGCTCACACTTTTATTGGACTTATTAATTCTATAGACGGAATAAATTGGTCTAAAGCAGATGACTATATTTTAATGCTTCAATCGTTAAAAATGAGTAACGGATCATCTTTAAATCCCTACTCTATTGAAAGACCATTTATTTATATTGAAAACAAAAAGCCAAAAGTTATCAGTCTTGCTGTTTTAGACCATAATGAGGCATATTCTGTATTTATCCCCATATATGAATAA
- a CDS encoding TPR end-of-group domain-containing protein codes for MPKFFVLIFIFSFGSLIGQNNDFETQKIIDSIKVKNTGDTFALYLPTEFNKLESSAIVFIFEPAARGKVGIQPFIEAAEKHNYILICSNNCRNGPFDENLKRIDDLFVTVFGIFNINQDQIYTAGFSGGSRLATAVAVLTKQIQGIIGCGAGFPSNRSRVPTIDTFSYAGLVGDEDMNYQEMFTVKDWYSKFNIDNELFTYSGNHSWPPSNQILKAFDWLELQAYKKGIKSTDNLFVKEAFDSNYISAKLLENNNQIELAVWEYERIIRNYSRHFKLDSLVLKTKTLKKSKKYKSDTKKREAIKRLEIKIRNTFKSKFDFEFGNTKSNYRWWKKEFDNFRNKYLLSEDDDLKKMGERINYAIFALAYETGQNQLRINNIEKALYCHKLNTVLFPDRSFVFLRLALDYALLDNEEEVLVNLKKAIDKGFNNKDYILNAPELSKYIGKEAFKKVLDSI; via the coding sequence ATGCCTAAGTTTTTTGTTCTTATTTTTATCTTCAGTTTTGGCTCTTTAATTGGACAAAATAATGATTTTGAAACTCAAAAAATTATTGATTCTATAAAGGTTAAAAATACAGGAGACACTTTTGCCTTATATCTACCAACCGAGTTTAATAAACTAGAATCATCTGCAATTGTTTTTATTTTTGAACCAGCTGCAAGAGGAAAGGTAGGAATTCAACCTTTTATTGAAGCAGCAGAAAAACATAATTATATATTAATCTGTTCTAATAATTGTCGAAATGGTCCTTTTGATGAAAATTTAAAAAGAATAGATGATTTGTTTGTAACGGTATTTGGCATTTTTAATATTAACCAAGATCAAATATACACCGCGGGTTTTTCTGGAGGCTCTAGATTAGCCACAGCAGTAGCTGTACTTACAAAGCAAATTCAAGGTATTATTGGTTGTGGTGCTGGATTTCCATCTAACAGGTCTCGTGTTCCGACCATAGATACTTTTTCGTATGCTGGGTTGGTTGGTGACGAAGATATGAATTACCAAGAAATGTTTACTGTAAAAGACTGGTACTCTAAATTTAATATTGATAATGAACTCTTTACATACAGCGGAAATCATAGTTGGCCTCCTTCTAATCAAATTCTAAAGGCTTTTGATTGGTTAGAGCTTCAAGCGTATAAAAAAGGTATTAAATCTACTGATAATCTTTTTGTTAAGGAAGCTTTTGATAGTAACTATATCTCTGCCAAATTGTTAGAAAATAATAATCAAATTGAACTGGCGGTATGGGAATATGAAAGGATAATAAGAAACTATTCAAGACATTTTAAATTGGATAGTTTAGTTTTAAAAACAAAGACCTTAAAAAAAAGTAAGAAATATAAAAGTGACACTAAAAAACGCGAAGCTATTAAGCGTTTAGAAATTAAGATTAGGAATACTTTTAAAAGTAAATTTGATTTTGAGTTTGGAAATACCAAAAGCAACTATAGATGGTGGAAAAAAGAGTTTGATAATTTCAGAAATAAATATCTTTTATCTGAAGATGATGATCTAAAAAAAATGGGTGAGCGTATTAACTATGCTATATTTGCATTAGCTTATGAAACCGGACAGAATCAATTACGAATAAACAATATTGAAAAAGCCCTGTATTGTCATAAACTAAACACTGTTTTATTTCCTGATAGATCTTTTGTTTTTTTGAGATTGGCCTTAGATTATGCCTTGTTAGATAATGAAGAAGAAGTGCTTGTTAATTTAAAAAAAGCTATTGATAAGGGTTTTAATAATAAGGACTATATATTAAATGCACCGGAATTGTCAAAATACATCGGAAAAGAAGCATTTAAAAAAGTGTTAGATTCCATTTAA
- a CDS encoding Lrp/AsnC family transcriptional regulator — protein sequence MDIDSLNWKILRCLQESARLSNAEIGRRVGVSSPAVSERIKKMEDLGIIEGYKTIVSPLEVGYQLKAIITLRAFMGKLKPFLEKVKTYDEVVNCYRITGDENIVMEVVLKNQKHMESFIDQLIIYGESKTQIVLSQVVKNGSIVKRG from the coding sequence ATGGATATTGATAGTCTTAATTGGAAGATTTTAAGGTGTTTACAAGAGAGCGCGCGTCTTTCTAATGCTGAAATTGGGAGACGTGTTGGCGTGAGTTCTCCAGCAGTTTCAGAGCGTATTAAAAAGATGGAAGACTTGGGTATTATAGAAGGATATAAAACGATTGTTTCTCCGTTAGAAGTTGGTTATCAACTTAAAGCCATCATAACATTACGTGCCTTTATGGGAAAGTTAAAACCTTTTTTAGAAAAAGTAAAGACCTATGATGAGGTGGTTAATTGTTATCGTATTACTGGTGACGAAAACATTGTTATGGAGGTGGTTTTAAAAAATCAAAAACATATGGAATCATTTATAGACCAACTTATCATATACGGTGAGAGTAAAACACAAATAGTGCTATCTCAAGTCGTAAAAAATGGATCCATAGTAAAACGGGGTTAG
- a CDS encoding DUF4328 domain-containing protein — protein MTLINDNSLRSKYTIIIFGIIAFIDITSIVLNLYQSEILKGYEINKYSDEDLELIDYAVMILGIIQFLTFITAIVLFIKWFRKAYGNLIRLGVNMDYTENSAVWGYFIPFVNWVKPVKTMKEIYLKTQQLIKDYNTNITVDQNTGFIVLWWVIYLINGFVANFATKQMNRADTIDAFIDANNAYIFSELIDLFAVGLAIHLVQKISKLELTLMETDTSMSLIDQIGNTSKT, from the coding sequence ATGACATTAATAAATGATAACTCACTAAGAAGTAAATACACAATAATAATATTTGGAATTATTGCTTTTATAGATATTACTTCAATAGTTTTAAACCTTTATCAAAGTGAGATTCTTAAAGGTTATGAAATTAATAAATATAGTGATGAGGATCTAGAGCTTATCGATTATGCTGTTATGATATTGGGAATAATACAGTTTTTAACTTTTATAACAGCTATTGTTTTATTTATAAAATGGTTTAGAAAAGCATATGGTAATTTAATCAGATTAGGTGTTAACATGGATTATACCGAAAATAGTGCTGTTTGGGGCTATTTTATTCCTTTTGTGAATTGGGTAAAACCCGTAAAGACTATGAAAGAAATATATCTAAAAACACAACAATTAATAAAAGATTACAACACAAATATTACTGTTGATCAAAATACTGGGTTTATCGTATTATGGTGGGTTATTTACTTAATTAATGGATTTGTAGCAAATTTTGCCACAAAACAAATGAATAGAGCTGATACCATAGATGCATTTATAGACGCAAATAATGCTTATATTTTTTCAGAATTAATTGATTTATTTGCTGTTGGACTGGCTATTCATCTTGTACAAAAAATATCAAAGTTAGAATTAACTTTAATGGAGACAGATACTTCTATGTCACTGATAGATCAAATTGGAAATACCTCGAAAACTTAA
- a CDS encoding methylmalonyl-CoA mutase family protein: MKQQAPYKPKHKVRIVTAASLFDGHDASINIMRRIIQATGVEVIHLGHDRSVEEVVNTAIQEDVNAICLTSYQGGHNEYFKYMYDLLKEKKASHIKIFGGGGGVILPSEIKDLMDHGITRIYSPDDGREMGLQGMINDLVKQSDFAIGDTLNGEVDNLEKKHSKSIARIISSAENFPEIAKDTLDKIHSKNKNSKTPVLGITGTGGAGKSSLVDELVRRFLIDFPKKTVGIVSVDPSKRKTGGALLGDRIRMNAINSPRVYMRSLATRQSNLALSKYVNEAVEVLKAAEYDLIILETSGIGQSDTEIIEHSDVSLYVMTPEFGAATQLEKIDMLDFADLVAINKFDKRGALDALRDVKKQYMRNNNLWEVPQDELPVFGTIASQFNDPGMNTLYKAIIDMLVEKAEADLKSTFTISDEMSEKIFVIPPSRTRYLSEIAETNRAYDQKASNQVEVAQKLYGIYKTICSVMNVTSSTSTALNIDSIERSFIGKLGLNQEEILRVAQNNNDRSFLELLLKEFDRVKLNLDPYNWEVILGWDEKVNTYKNPIYSFKVRDKEIKIETHTASLSHTQIPKVALPKYQAWGDILHWCLQENVPGEFPFTSGLYPFKRTGEDPARMFAGEGGPERTNRRFHYVSMGLPAKRLSTAFDSVTLYGNDPDHRPDIYGKIGNAGVSVCCLDDAKKLYSGFNLADVMTSVSMTINGPAPMLLGFFMNAAIDQQCEIYIKENGLKKEIEAKIAAIYKGKERPKYYGELPEGNNGLGLMLLGVTGDQVLPPDIYNDIKTKTIAQVRGTVQADILKEDQAQNTCIFSTEFALRLMGDVQEYFIENNVRNFYSVSISGYHIAEAGANPITQLALTLSNGFTYVEYYLSRGMDINKFGPNLSFFFSNGIDPEYAVIGRVARKIWAKAMKHKYGANARAQMLKYHIQTSGRSLHAQEIDFNDIRTTLQALYAIYDNCNSLHTNAYDEAITTPTEESVRRAMAIQLIINKELGLAKNENPIQGSFIIEELTDLVEEAVLLEFDRITERGGVLGAMETMYQRSKIQEESLYYETLKHNGDFPIIGVNTFLSSKGSPTILPKEVIRATEEEKQFQIKTLENLHKANDTKALLKELQTKAIQNENIFEVLMEVCKICSLGEITSALFEVGGQYRRNM; this comes from the coding sequence ATGAAACAACAAGCACCATACAAGCCCAAACATAAAGTACGTATAGTAACTGCAGCATCATTATTTGATGGTCATGATGCATCCATAAATATTATGCGTCGAATCATCCAAGCCACGGGGGTTGAGGTGATCCACCTAGGGCATGATAGAAGTGTGGAAGAAGTCGTAAATACTGCTATTCAGGAAGATGTAAATGCTATTTGTTTAACCTCTTACCAAGGTGGGCACAATGAGTATTTTAAGTATATGTATGATTTATTAAAGGAAAAAAAAGCTAGTCATATTAAGATTTTTGGTGGCGGAGGCGGTGTTATCTTGCCTTCTGAGATTAAAGATTTGATGGATCATGGCATTACGCGCATTTATTCTCCTGATGATGGGCGTGAAATGGGATTGCAAGGCATGATTAATGATTTGGTTAAACAATCAGATTTTGCAATAGGAGATACATTAAATGGAGAAGTCGATAATTTAGAAAAAAAACACTCAAAATCGATTGCTCGTATTATTTCATCTGCTGAAAATTTCCCGGAAATAGCTAAAGATACATTAGATAAAATTCACTCTAAAAATAAGAATTCTAAAACACCCGTTTTAGGGATTACAGGTACTGGAGGTGCTGGGAAATCTAGCTTAGTTGACGAATTGGTGAGACGCTTTTTAATTGACTTTCCAAAAAAAACGGTCGGTATTGTTTCGGTTGATCCTTCAAAAAGAAAAACCGGAGGCGCTTTGTTAGGAGATAGAATTCGTATGAATGCTATTAACTCTCCTCGTGTTTATATGCGTAGCTTGGCAACACGTCAGTCAAATTTGGCATTGTCCAAATATGTAAATGAAGCCGTTGAAGTTTTAAAAGCTGCTGAATATGATTTAATTATTTTAGAAACGTCTGGTATTGGGCAATCTGATACTGAAATTATAGAACATTCTGATGTGTCGTTGTACGTTATGACTCCTGAATTTGGAGCGGCAACGCAGTTAGAAAAGATTGACATGCTTGATTTTGCGGATTTAGTAGCCATCAATAAATTTGATAAACGCGGCGCTTTAGATGCTTTACGGGATGTTAAAAAACAGTACATGCGTAATAATAACCTTTGGGAAGTTCCACAAGATGAATTGCCAGTTTTTGGAACCATTGCATCTCAATTCAATGACCCGGGAATGAATACGCTTTACAAGGCCATTATTGATATGTTGGTCGAAAAGGCAGAAGCTGATTTAAAATCGACTTTTACTATTTCTGATGAAATGAGTGAGAAGATTTTTGTTATTCCGCCATCTAGAACACGTTATTTATCTGAAATAGCTGAAACGAATCGTGCTTATGACCAAAAGGCAAGTAACCAAGTTGAAGTTGCACAAAAGCTTTATGGTATATATAAGACAATTTGTTCAGTTATGAATGTCACTTCGAGTACTTCGACTGCGCTCAATATAGACTCCATCGAAAGGTCTTTCATTGGAAAATTAGGTTTAAATCAAGAAGAGATTCTTCGCGTTGCTCAGAATAACAATGACAGAAGCTTTTTAGAACTATTATTGAAAGAATTCGATAGAGTAAAACTAAATCTAGACCCTTATAATTGGGAAGTTATTTTAGGCTGGGACGAAAAAGTGAATACATATAAAAACCCGATCTATTCATTTAAAGTTAGAGATAAAGAAATTAAGATTGAAACACATACAGCGTCTCTATCACATACTCAAATTCCAAAAGTAGCATTACCTAAATATCAGGCATGGGGAGATATTTTGCATTGGTGTTTACAAGAAAATGTTCCAGGGGAGTTTCCTTTTACATCAGGATTGTATCCATTTAAAAGAACCGGAGAAGACCCAGCACGTATGTTTGCTGGAGAGGGTGGGCCAGAACGAACTAACCGCCGTTTTCATTATGTGAGTATGGGATTGCCGGCAAAACGTTTGTCAACCGCATTTGATAGTGTGACACTTTATGGAAACGATCCAGATCATCGTCCTGATATTTACGGGAAAATAGGAAATGCCGGTGTCTCTGTTTGTTGTTTAGATGATGCTAAAAAACTGTATTCTGGTTTTAATTTGGCTGATGTTATGACCTCTGTGAGTATGACCATTAACGGTCCGGCACCTATGTTATTAGGCTTTTTTATGAACGCAGCTATAGATCAGCAATGTGAAATTTATATTAAAGAAAATGGTTTAAAAAAAGAAATTGAAGCTAAAATTGCTGCCATCTATAAAGGTAAGGAACGACCAAAATATTATGGTGAACTACCAGAAGGTAATAATGGTTTAGGATTGATGTTGCTCGGAGTTACTGGAGATCAAGTATTACCACCAGATATTTATAATGATATAAAAACAAAAACCATTGCACAAGTTCGGGGAACGGTACAAGCTGATATTTTAAAGGAAGACCAAGCTCAAAATACTTGTATTTTCTCAACCGAATTCGCGTTACGATTAATGGGTGATGTTCAAGAATATTTTATTGAAAATAATGTTCGTAATTTTTATTCGGTATCTATTTCTGGTTATCATATTGCTGAGGCAGGAGCTAACCCCATAACACAGCTGGCTCTAACACTTTCTAATGGTTTTACTTATGTAGAATATTATTTAAGTCGGGGTATGGATATCAATAAATTTGGCCCGAACCTATCGTTCTTTTTTTCAAATGGTATCGATCCGGAATATGCAGTCATTGGTCGTGTCGCTCGAAAAATTTGGGCAAAAGCCATGAAGCATAAATACGGTGCGAATGCGAGAGCGCAAATGCTTAAATATCATATTCAAACTTCAGGGCGTAGTTTGCATGCACAGGAAATAGACTTTAATGACATTCGTACTACCTTACAAGCGTTATATGCTATTTATGATAATTGTAACTCGCTACACACGAATGCTTATGATGAAGCAATTACAACGCCAACGGAAGAATCGGTGCGTCGTGCTATGGCCATTCAACTCATTATAAATAAAGAATTAGGCTTAGCTAAGAATGAAAACCCAATTCAGGGGTCTTTTATTATTGAAGAACTGACCGATTTAGTAGAAGAAGCTGTATTGCTTGAGTTTGATAGGATTACTGAGAGAGGTGGTGTTTTAGGAGCCATGGAAACGATGTATCAGCGTAGTAAAATTCAAGAAGAAAGTTTGTACTATGAAACCTTAAAACATAATGGTGATTTTCCTATTATAGGAGTGAATACATTTTTAAGCTCTAAAGGTTCTCCTACAATTCTTCCTAAAGAGGTGATTCGTGCTACAGAAGAAGAGAAGCAATTTCAAATAAAAACTTTAGAAAATCTTCATAAAGCAAACGATACAAAAGCATTATTAAAAGAACTACAAACTAAAGCTATTCAAAATGAAAATATTTTTGAAGTATTAATGGAAGTTTGTAAAATATGTTCTTTAGGAGAAATAACGAGTGCGTTATTTGAAGTAGGCGGGCAGTATAGACGAAATATGTAA
- the purU gene encoding formyltetrahydrofolate deformylase: MNKITLLIHCKDRSNIIASVTRFIAEEGGNIVYIDQHVDREQDIFFMRLESEFNDDSFSTSDFKESFKNTLVNGFEMKWRIYSSEIKPKMALFISKYDHCLYDLLGRYNSGELNLSIPFIVSNHLDLKSIADNFKIPFHHIPVTKDTKNEAEDKQLELLEKHDIDFIVLARYMQIVSGKLISRYPNKIINIHHSFLPAFVGAKPYHSAYKRGVKIIGATSHYVTEELDAGPIIEQDVAHVSHTHSIQDLIAKGRDLEKIVLANAVKLHADRKVMVYNNKTVIFS; the protein is encoded by the coding sequence ATGAATAAAATTACGCTTTTAATCCACTGTAAAGATCGTTCCAATATTATTGCATCTGTAACACGCTTTATTGCTGAAGAAGGTGGTAATATTGTCTATATAGACCAACATGTAGATAGAGAACAGGACATTTTTTTCATGCGATTAGAAAGTGAATTCAATGATGATTCCTTTTCTACAAGCGATTTTAAAGAATCATTTAAGAATACATTAGTTAATGGGTTTGAAATGAAATGGCGTATTTATTCTTCTGAAATCAAGCCAAAAATGGCCTTGTTTATTTCTAAATACGACCATTGTTTATATGATTTATTAGGACGCTATAATTCTGGGGAGCTTAACTTGAGTATTCCATTTATAGTAAGTAACCACTTAGATTTAAAATCTATTGCTGACAACTTCAAAATTCCGTTTCATCATATCCCTGTTACTAAAGACACTAAAAATGAAGCTGAAGACAAACAACTGGAATTATTAGAAAAACATGATATAGACTTTATAGTTTTAGCAAGGTATATGCAAATTGTTTCTGGAAAACTAATTAGTAGATACCCAAACAAAATAATTAATATTCATCACTCTTTCCTTCCTGCATTTGTAGGCGCAAAACCATATCATTCGGCATATAAACGCGGTGTTAAAATTATTGGAGCTACAAGTCATTATGTAACCGAAGAGCTTGACGCCGGACCAATAATTGAACAAGACGTAGCGCATGTATCACACACACATTCTATTCAGGACTTGATAGCTAAAGGGAGAGATTTAGAAAAAATTGTGTTGGCAAATGCAGTTAAATTACACGCCGACAGAAAAGTAATGGTTTACAATAATAAAACGGTCATTTTTTCTTAG
- a CDS encoding DUF4197 domain-containing protein has product MIRKFLAFVLIFNLTACAELQQVVNQLPQGGGIIGNAEIASGLRQALDFGIDKQVTKLTQTDGFFKNELVKILLPQELHKVDKALRDVGLSKLADEGLKVLNRAAEDAVKEATPIFVDAVKGITFADAKNILLGNNDAATRYLNSKTQTALYSKFSPVINNSFSKVGADKIWSNLINKYNNLPFTNNVNPDLTDYVTGEALKGVFKMIAIEETEIRTKLSSRTTDLLKKVFALQD; this is encoded by the coding sequence ATGATTCGTAAATTTTTAGCTTTTGTCTTAATTTTTAACCTTACTGCATGTGCAGAATTACAACAAGTTGTTAATCAATTACCACAAGGTGGTGGTATTATTGGTAATGCAGAAATTGCTTCCGGCTTGAGACAAGCATTAGACTTTGGAATAGACAAACAAGTCACAAAACTGACACAAACCGATGGTTTTTTTAAAAATGAATTAGTAAAAATACTATTACCACAAGAATTACATAAAGTTGATAAAGCTCTTAGAGATGTTGGTTTAAGCAAACTAGCAGACGAAGGTTTAAAAGTACTTAACAGAGCTGCTGAAGATGCTGTAAAAGAAGCAACACCGATTTTTGTTGATGCTGTTAAAGGTATTACTTTCGCAGATGCTAAAAATATTCTACTTGGTAATAATGATGCTGCAACTCGCTATTTAAACAGCAAAACTCAAACAGCTTTATATAGTAAATTTAGCCCTGTTATAAATAACTCCTTTAGTAAAGTCGGAGCAGATAAAATTTGGAGTAACTTAATTAATAAATACAACAACCTTCCTTTTACTAATAATGTAAATCCAGATTTAACCGACTATGTTACTGGTGAAGCTTTAAAAGGTGTATTTAAGATGATTGCTATAGAAGAAACAGAAATTCGAACTAAGCTATCTTCAAGAACAACAGATTTATTGAAAAAAGTTTTTGCTTTGCAAGATTAG
- a CDS encoding Lacal_2735 family protein: MDNIQIHKRKLNQRYKELIEQAYNFRQTDSALSDISEYRAIKLLDELNKLTYLYREPSHQLLHKI; the protein is encoded by the coding sequence ATGGACAACATACAAATTCATAAAAGAAAACTCAATCAGCGGTATAAAGAACTTATTGAGCAGGCTTATAATTTTCGTCAAACAGATTCTGCTCTAAGCGATATTTCTGAATATCGGGCTATCAAACTACTTGACGAACTTAACAAGTTAACATACTTATACAGAGAACCTTCTCATCAACTTCTACATAAGATTTAG